A stretch of the Synergistota bacterium genome encodes the following:
- a CDS encoding AzlC family ABC transporter permease, protein MSGAGSFMTVFKKGLLCSIPIMLGYIPVAVTFGISATAVGLNKLEAILSSLLIFAGASQFAMISLIKHSFESAIIIPVLLNLRHLIYGCIISYRYDIKMPFLTAFGLTDEVFAVSANMSESEEFIWGLEVGAYVSWFLGTLIGVLGGELLLVKKDLANSLMFSLTILFFILLIPGFKDERKLSTLIGGVIALVFHCLGYTPLGVMCAGILTPFLVSKIKG, encoded by the coding sequence TTGTCAGGTGCTGGAAGTTTTATGACGGTGTTTAAAAAGGGACTATTGTGTAGTATTCCAATAATGCTTGGATATATACCAGTGGCCGTAACGTTTGGGATTTCGGCAACTGCAGTTGGGCTTAATAAGTTAGAAGCTATTTTATCATCTTTGCTTATATTTGCGGGAGCTAGCCAGTTTGCAATGATATCTCTTATTAAGCACTCTTTTGAAAGTGCGATAATCATTCCCGTCTTACTAAATTTGAGGCATTTGATTTACGGTTGTATTATTTCTTATCGATATGATATAAAAATGCCATTTTTGACTGCATTTGGTTTAACTGATGAGGTTTTTGCTGTTTCGGCTAACATGTCAGAGAGTGAGGAATTTATTTGGGGTCTTGAGGTAGGGGCTTACGTTTCCTGGTTTTTAGGGACTCTGATAGGTGTTTTGGGAGGAGAGCTTTTATTAGTTAAAAAGGATTTGGCTAACTCGCTTATGTTTTCTCTTACAATATTATTCTTTATTCTTCTAATACCTGGTTTTAAGGATGAAAGGAAGCTTTCTACTCTAATTGGTGGAGTTATTGCTTTAGTTTTTCACTGTCTTGGATATACTCCCTTAGGGGTCATGTGTGCGGGGATTTTGACCCCCTTTTTGGTATCAAAAATTAAGGGATAG
- a CDS encoding ABC transporter permease: MIGFSQVLLKLVRNPTSLLGIVLVSFFAFIALFAPLIAPPEYPDEPYLLPKAGWAIEPSPPSEKHPFGTTEGQYDIFYGIVWGSRTAFKVGFITVVFSALIGVIVGSISGYFGGWIDELIMRITDIFMAFPFLVAAMVLTTILGKGLDKVMIALVVFGWMGYARLIRGSFLSAKEELYVLAAKAIGVSTFKIIFKHILPNTIYPIVIQASMNMGSMVVTASALSFLGVGAPDGYADWGQMISYARNWIVGAPGEALKYWYTFLYPGGAIALFVLGWNLLGDAIRDILDPRLRGLKVRE; encoded by the coding sequence ATGATAGGTTTTTCTCAAGTTTTGTTGAAGCTCGTGAGGAATCCTACATCGCTTTTGGGGATCGTTTTGGTTTCATTTTTTGCTTTTATAGCCTTGTTTGCTCCTCTTATAGCTCCTCCTGAGTATCCTGATGAGCCCTATCTTCTTCCTAAGGCTGGATGGGCTATAGAGCCCTCTCCTCCTTCGGAAAAACATCCATTTGGTACAACAGAGGGACAATATGACATCTTTTATGGGATAGTCTGGGGGTCGAGGACGGCCTTTAAGGTTGGGTTTATAACAGTTGTTTTTTCGGCTTTGATTGGTGTTATCGTTGGTTCTATTTCTGGTTACTTTGGGGGTTGGATAGATGAACTTATAATGAGAATAACAGATATATTTATGGCATTTCCATTTTTGGTTGCTGCTATGGTGCTTACAACCATACTCGGGAAGGGACTGGACAAGGTTATGATAGCTCTTGTAGTTTTCGGTTGGATGGGGTATGCTCGATTGATTAGGGGGAGTTTTCTTTCTGCTAAAGAAGAGCTCTACGTTCTAGCAGCTAAGGCAATAGGAGTTAGCACCTTTAAGATAATATTTAAGCATATACTTCCTAACACAATATATCCAATAGTGATTCAGGCCTCTATGAATATGGGTTCTATGGTTGTTACAGCTTCAGCTTTAAGTTTCCTTGGGGTTGGAGCTCCTGATGGTTATGCTGATTGGGGACAGATGATCTCTTATGCAAGGAACTGGATAGTAGGAGCGCCTGGAGAAGCTCTTAAGTACTGGTATACTTTCCTTTATCCGGGAGGGGCGATAGCTCTTTTTGTTTTAGGTTGGAATCTTTTAGGTGATGCTATAAGGGATATTCTTGATCCTCGACTTAGGGGGCTTAAGGTTAGAGAATGA
- a CDS encoding AzlD domain-containing protein produces the protein MKSLLEHNIFVIAIIAILTYSARLLPLYFKGVLNKLPHLEEFLRHSSMALMSALFVTSLVSFPVNVRELGLNISALIFVFISYKKWKSLGLSVLFGIVIHWLLSVVIST, from the coding sequence GTGAAGAGCTTGCTTGAGCATAATATTTTTGTTATTGCTATCATTGCTATTTTAACTTATTCAGCAAGGCTTCTTCCTTTATACTTTAAGGGTGTGTTAAATAAATTACCTCATCTTGAGGAGTTCTTAAGACATTCGTCGATGGCTTTAATGTCTGCTCTTTTCGTCACGTCGCTTGTAAGTTTTCCCGTAAATGTTAGGGAACTTGGCCTTAATATTTCTGCTTTGATCTTTGTTTTTATATCTTATAAGAAATGGAAAAGCTTAGGTTTATCTGTTCTATTTGGGATTGTTATTCACTGGTTGCTTTCTGTAGTGATATCAACATGA
- a CDS encoding ABC transporter ATP-binding protein, whose product MRKLLEVLNLKTYFFMEEGVGKAVDDVSFFVNEREVFGLVGESGCGKSMTALSIMRLVPYPGRIVGGEVILEGEDLLKKSPEEMRSIRGRKISMIFQEPMVALNPVYTIGFQIAEAVLVHNPEISLEEAWERAIEMLSKVGISNPRRRAEEYPYQMSGGMRQRAMIAMALINNPRLLIADEPTTALDVTIQAQILELMEELRKEYRASILFITHDLGVIAEVSDRVGVMYGGKIIEIGDVYSVFDKPLHPYTFALLKSLPSLDKEERRLYSIPGSVPNILNFPKGCRFKDRCKESFSLCEEEPPMFDVEGGRLVRCWKFYDGV is encoded by the coding sequence ATGAGAAAGCTTCTTGAGGTTTTGAATTTGAAGACATATTTTTTTATGGAAGAGGGGGTGGGTAAAGCTGTAGATGATGTTTCCTTTTTCGTAAATGAGAGAGAGGTTTTTGGTCTTGTTGGAGAATCAGGTTGTGGGAAAAGTATGACTGCTTTATCTATAATGAGGCTTGTTCCTTATCCAGGAAGGATAGTTGGAGGGGAAGTTATTCTTGAAGGAGAAGATCTCTTAAAGAAATCTCCCGAGGAAATGAGGAGCATAAGAGGCAGGAAGATTTCTATGATATTTCAGGAGCCAATGGTTGCTTTAAATCCCGTCTATACAATAGGTTTCCAGATAGCTGAAGCAGTGTTGGTTCATAATCCAGAGATAAGTTTGGAGGAGGCTTGGGAGAGGGCAATTGAGATGTTGAGTAAAGTTGGCATTTCGAATCCGAGGAGGAGAGCTGAAGAATATCCCTATCAGATGTCTGGAGGTATGAGACAAAGAGCAATGATAGCTATGGCTTTGATAAATAATCCTAGATTACTTATAGCTGATGAACCTACTACCGCCTTGGATGTTACGATACAAGCCCAAATACTTGAGCTTATGGAGGAATTAAGAAAAGAGTATAGGGCATCCATCTTGTTTATAACTCATGACCTTGGGGTTATAGCTGAGGTTTCTGACAGGGTTGGAGTAATGTATGGAGGTAAAATAATAGAGATAGGAGATGTATACTCTGTTTTTGATAAGCCTCTTCATCCCTATACGTTTGCGCTTTTAAAGTCTTTGCCTAGCCTGGATAAGGAAGAAAGGAGACTTTATTCTATACCTGGGTCTGTTCCGAATATCCTTAATTTCCCTAAAGGTTGCAGATTTAAAGATAGATGCAAGGAGTCTTTTTCTCTTTGTGAGGAAGAACCTCCAATGTTTGATGTGGAGGGGGGTCGTCTTGTCAGGTGCTGGAAGTTTTATGACGGTGTTTAA
- a CDS encoding NAD(P)/FAD-dependent oxidoreductase, with product MIERDVVIIGAGPAGLACATRLKEIGVNDVLLVEREKKLGGILNQCIHDGFGLHKFKESLTGPEYIDKYLEKLINYKVDILSDTMVVNLFPDKSMILSGPWGREKIKAKVIVLAMGCRERTAGAIWLAGTRPAGIYTAGVAQRLMNIDNYMIGNEVVILGSGDVGLIMARRLTLEGARVLMVLEKLPYSSGLPRNIVQCLEDYNIPLYLKTTVTKVHGKARVEGVTYVKLDDEGKIIPNSEKFVKCDTLLLSVGLIPENELSREAGIPIHPVTGGPIVDDTYQTNIEGVFAAGNVLHVHDLADWASMEGELVAEFAKRYLEGSLPRSKNWIDVKAGEGIRYVLPHKISGKLDVNFLFRVSYPSRNRYIVIRDGNNRVIKRKRIINLHPAVMENIEVKAEELKSAEKLEVMIE from the coding sequence ATGATTGAAAGAGACGTAGTAATAATAGGTGCGGGACCAGCTGGTTTAGCTTGCGCAACCAGACTAAAGGAAATAGGAGTTAACGACGTACTTTTGGTAGAAAGAGAAAAAAAACTGGGAGGCATATTAAACCAATGCATTCATGATGGCTTTGGATTACATAAATTTAAAGAAAGTTTAACAGGTCCAGAGTATATAGATAAATATTTAGAAAAGCTCATTAACTATAAAGTGGATATTCTCTCTGATACTATGGTAGTTAATCTTTTCCCAGATAAAAGCATGATACTCAGCGGCCCATGGGGAAGAGAAAAAATAAAAGCAAAAGTAATCGTTCTGGCGATGGGTTGCAGAGAGAGAACTGCTGGAGCAATATGGCTTGCAGGAACCAGACCCGCAGGAATATACACAGCTGGAGTGGCTCAAAGGCTGATGAACATAGACAATTACATGATTGGAAACGAAGTGGTCATTCTTGGCTCTGGAGATGTAGGCCTTATAATGGCAAGAAGATTAACGCTAGAAGGAGCTCGAGTCCTTATGGTGCTAGAGAAATTACCTTACTCAAGCGGTCTACCGAGAAATATTGTGCAATGTCTTGAAGACTATAACATTCCTTTATATCTTAAAACCACAGTAACTAAGGTTCACGGAAAAGCAAGAGTTGAGGGAGTAACCTATGTAAAATTGGATGATGAGGGAAAGATAATCCCTAACAGTGAAAAGTTTGTAAAATGCGATACACTTCTACTCTCTGTCGGACTCATACCAGAAAATGAGCTATCAAGAGAAGCTGGTATCCCAATTCACCCAGTAACTGGTGGTCCTATAGTAGATGACACCTATCAAACTAACATAGAGGGCGTATTTGCAGCTGGAAATGTTCTTCACGTGCATGATTTAGCCGACTGGGCATCAATGGAAGGAGAGCTTGTAGCGGAATTTGCAAAACGTTACCTTGAAGGAAGTTTACCAAGATCCAAAAATTGGATAGACGTAAAAGCAGGTGAAGGAATAAGATATGTGCTACCACACAAGATTTCTGGAAAATTAGACGTAAACTTCTTATTTAGAGTAAGCTATCCATCAAGAAATAGATATATAGTTATAAGAGACGGTAATAACAGAGTAATAAAGAGAAAGAGAATAATAAACCTTCATCCTGCTGTGATGGAAAATATCGAAGTTAAAGCAGAAGAACTGAAAAGTGCGGAAAAGTTAGAGGTGATGATAGAATGA
- a CDS encoding ABC transporter substrate-binding protein, whose translation MKKFSLVKWFFVLSLTFIFSINVFAEVKNPDTIIVATIGDVHTLDPHFAYDTASGEIIYNVYENLIAYKGESVTEFIPLLATEVPTVENGLIRDNGRTYIFPIRKGVKFHNGYELTPEDVAYSFKRCMILDRTGGPSWMILDPLLGYESLEDLVRDKAKVSSWGDLFTEDGKLKPGFEKVMREIYDMIDKAVEVQGDKVVFRLAKPYPPFLNILAQGASWSAILSKRWCIEQGDWPGTPEEWWKYRDPQREKDPLYERMNGTGPFKLVEWKKGEYVKLERNENYWRGPAKVKYVLIKKVDEWATRRMLLENGDADAVYVPRQYLPQIEKMKGIRIIRGLPTLAIQAALFNLNIKIEGNPYVGSGKLDGEGIPSDFFNDIHVRRGFCYLFDWDTYIKEVWNGEALQPTGIVPKGLLGYNPDGPKYSFNMEKAKEEFMKAWNGEVWKKGFKFTILYNAGNEERKIAAEMLARNARKLNPKFRIEVRGVQWSTYLSDLTKGNLPLFIMGWLADYPDPHNFVQPFLSSRGAFMAYQGKNAIELAKREFDPLIEKAMTIGDSKEREKIYFEIQKKEHEYAPHILLHQAMGVHVSRTWIKGWYYNPMRPGGDFYSLYKSEE comes from the coding sequence TTGAAGAAATTTAGTTTGGTTAAGTGGTTTTTCGTTTTAAGCTTAACTTTTATCTTCTCCATTAATGTTTTTGCTGAGGTTAAAAATCCTGACACCATAATTGTAGCTACCATAGGAGATGTACATACTCTTGATCCTCACTTTGCTTATGATACTGCAAGCGGAGAAATCATATATAATGTTTATGAAAATCTTATAGCCTATAAGGGAGAGAGTGTTACAGAATTTATACCGCTTTTAGCTACGGAGGTTCCAACGGTGGAAAATGGTCTTATAAGGGACAATGGAAGGACCTATATATTCCCCATAAGGAAAGGGGTGAAGTTTCATAATGGTTATGAGCTTACTCCTGAGGATGTGGCTTACTCCTTTAAGCGCTGTATGATACTTGATAGGACCGGTGGACCTAGCTGGATGATATTGGATCCACTACTAGGTTATGAAAGTCTGGAGGACTTAGTTAGGGATAAGGCGAAGGTTTCAAGCTGGGGAGACCTTTTTACTGAGGATGGTAAGCTTAAGCCTGGATTTGAGAAAGTTATGAGAGAGATATACGATATGATAGATAAAGCTGTAGAGGTTCAAGGAGATAAAGTGGTCTTTCGTCTTGCTAAACCCTATCCTCCTTTCTTAAATATTCTTGCTCAAGGGGCAAGCTGGTCTGCTATTTTAAGTAAAAGGTGGTGCATTGAGCAAGGGGACTGGCCTGGTACTCCTGAGGAATGGTGGAAATATCGCGATCCTCAGAGAGAAAAGGATCCACTCTATGAGCGAATGAATGGAACTGGTCCATTTAAGCTTGTTGAATGGAAGAAGGGGGAATATGTTAAGCTTGAGAGAAATGAGAATTATTGGAGAGGTCCTGCAAAGGTAAAGTACGTTTTGATAAAGAAGGTTGATGAATGGGCTACAAGGAGGATGCTTCTTGAGAATGGAGATGCTGATGCAGTTTATGTACCAAGGCAGTATCTTCCTCAGATTGAAAAGATGAAGGGGATAAGGATAATTAGAGGGCTTCCAACTTTGGCTATACAGGCTGCATTATTTAACCTTAATATAAAAATTGAGGGAAATCCTTACGTAGGTAGTGGAAAGCTTGATGGCGAAGGGATACCATCAGACTTCTTTAATGATATTCACGTTAGAAGGGGATTTTGCTATTTATTCGATTGGGACACTTACATAAAAGAGGTTTGGAATGGAGAAGCGCTTCAACCTACTGGTATAGTTCCAAAGGGGCTTCTGGGATATAATCCTGATGGCCCAAAATATAGCTTTAATATGGAAAAGGCAAAAGAGGAGTTTATGAAGGCTTGGAATGGTGAGGTTTGGAAAAAGGGTTTTAAGTTTACGATACTTTATAATGCTGGAAATGAGGAGCGAAAAATAGCTGCCGAGATGCTTGCGAGAAACGCACGTAAACTTAATCCTAAGTTCAGGATAGAAGTTAGAGGAGTTCAGTGGTCAACCTATCTTTCTGATCTAACTAAGGGGAATCTGCCACTTTTTATAATGGGATGGCTTGCTGATTATCCTGATCCTCATAATTTTGTTCAACCCTTTTTAAGTAGTAGGGGGGCTTTTATGGCCTATCAGGGTAAAAATGCGATTGAACTTGCTAAGAGGGAGTTTGATCCCCTCATAGAGAAAGCTATGACTATCGGTGATTCGAAAGAGAGAGAGAAAATATACTTTGAGATTCAGAAGAAAGAGCATGAGTATGCTCCTCATATACTTCTTCATCAAGCCATGGGAGTTCATGTTTCAAGAACTTGGATAAAAGGATGGTATTATAATCCCATGAGGCCTGGTGGAGATTTCTATAGCCTTTATAAGTCCGAGGAATAA
- a CDS encoding DUF1667 domain-containing protein: MIREMVCILCPNSCNLIVARDDKNPNGLKIDNALCSKGKDYAYNEIFNPKRTIASSVLVEDGDLPLVSVKIDKAIPKYKIFDVMKEIKNTKVKAPIKAGDIIIKNVAGTEANVIATKSINRA; this comes from the coding sequence ATGATAAGAGAAATGGTTTGTATATTGTGTCCAAATAGCTGCAATCTTATAGTTGCTCGTGATGATAAAAACCCCAACGGGCTAAAAATCGATAATGCTCTGTGCTCCAAGGGTAAAGATTACGCTTATAATGAAATCTTTAACCCTAAGAGAACAATAGCCTCAAGCGTTCTGGTCGAAGATGGAGACCTACCTTTGGTAAGTGTTAAGATAGATAAAGCTATACCAAAATACAAAATATTCGATGTAATGAAAGAAATAAAAAATACAAAAGTTAAAGCACCAATAAAAGCTGGGGATATAATAATAAAGAATGTTGCAGGAACAGAAGCTAACGTTATAGCTACGAAAAGCATAAATAGAGCCTAA
- a CDS encoding NAD(P)/FAD-dependent oxidoreductase produces MFDVGIVGGGAVGSSIAYELSRFDLKIAVFEKEPDVCFGASGRNSGVVHAGFYYRPGSLKAKLCVEGNKKIKEWIKILKVPFKPTGKVLVAFEEDEVKELYKLKETGDTNGVEGLEIIRGSDNVEKICPGVGGAIACMYSPATAIFSPYLLTIALAETALLNGVKYFLNCKIVEVRKENGVFKLKSQKGDKYECRWLINATGVFSAEFSKLVGIDSYRIYPCRGEYLLLDKTLGPLLKMPIYPVPSKEVGGHLGVHITPTVEGPITVGPSAEYIEDPEDYESTPEVMEKLFEGGHKLWPYFKRSDVIRTFSGIRAKPVPPGDKTFHDFVIKEEESIPNFINLIGIESPGLTSAPAIARVVKEMIEKKETLLPKEKFIPSAPRLEKFEELREEEKQRKVKEDPAYGEIICRCEKITKREIIEAIENPLGAKTLASIKYRARSMMGRCQGGYCMPKIIEILEREFGYKPEDFQLHKEGSWLFSGRMRKYD; encoded by the coding sequence GTGTTTGATGTAGGAATAGTTGGTGGAGGAGCTGTTGGATCATCAATAGCTTATGAATTATCAAGATTTGATCTCAAAATAGCAGTTTTCGAAAAGGAGCCAGATGTATGTTTTGGAGCGAGTGGTAGAAATAGCGGTGTCGTTCATGCAGGGTTTTACTACCGTCCTGGATCGCTTAAAGCGAAACTTTGTGTTGAAGGAAACAAAAAAATAAAAGAGTGGATAAAGATCCTTAAGGTCCCCTTTAAACCCACAGGAAAAGTCCTCGTTGCTTTCGAGGAAGATGAAGTAAAAGAGCTTTATAAACTTAAAGAAACAGGAGACACTAATGGAGTCGAAGGATTGGAAATAATTAGAGGAAGCGATAATGTGGAAAAAATATGCCCAGGTGTAGGTGGAGCAATAGCATGTATGTATTCTCCTGCAACTGCTATTTTTTCACCTTATCTTTTAACTATAGCTCTTGCTGAAACTGCCCTTTTAAATGGAGTAAAATACTTCTTAAACTGTAAGATAGTAGAAGTAAGAAAAGAAAACGGAGTATTTAAACTCAAAAGCCAAAAGGGAGACAAATATGAGTGTAGATGGCTTATAAACGCCACTGGCGTGTTTTCGGCGGAGTTCTCAAAGTTAGTAGGTATTGATAGTTATAGAATTTACCCCTGCAGAGGAGAATACTTACTCCTTGATAAAACATTAGGTCCTCTCCTTAAAATGCCTATATATCCTGTCCCAAGTAAAGAGGTTGGAGGGCACCTAGGAGTTCATATAACACCTACTGTAGAGGGCCCTATAACGGTAGGCCCTTCAGCAGAGTACATAGAGGATCCAGAAGACTATGAAAGTACCCCTGAAGTAATGGAAAAGCTATTTGAAGGAGGCCACAAGCTCTGGCCCTACTTTAAAAGAAGCGATGTAATAAGGACTTTCTCAGGTATAAGAGCTAAACCAGTTCCACCCGGAGATAAAACTTTCCATGACTTTGTGATAAAAGAAGAGGAAAGTATTCCAAACTTCATAAACTTAATTGGTATAGAGTCGCCAGGATTAACAAGCGCTCCTGCTATAGCAAGAGTGGTAAAGGAGATGATAGAGAAGAAGGAAACTTTACTGCCTAAAGAAAAATTCATACCTTCAGCACCTCGCCTCGAAAAATTTGAAGAGCTTCGGGAAGAAGAAAAACAAAGAAAAGTGAAGGAAGACCCGGCTTACGGAGAAATAATCTGTAGATGCGAGAAGATAACCAAAAGAGAGATAATAGAAGCCATAGAAAACCCTCTGGGAGCTAAAACATTAGCAAGCATAAAATATAGAGCAAGATCTATGATGGGAAGATGTCAAGGGGGCTACTGCATGCCTAAGATAATAGAAATCCTTGAGAGAGAGTTTGGATACAAACCAGAAGATTTTCAGCTTCACAAAGAGGGATCTTGGCTATTCTCAGGGAGGATGAGAAAATATGATTGA
- a CDS encoding radical SAM protein, with amino-acid sequence MKVLIFDGYVDEPACFGVSPYISPYPRYIAGVLLSHGIESDYITVDSWRVKENKFSFLNSYDLLIVISGLTVPGRYRGGTPLTLTELESIASSVKRPFKILCGPIKHGYSLKGGKKAVGVKGLSFDLLALGDPCSVLDSYLRGRLDPFARRSYKDLKRWASLGAYIIRLHDRFPKIICEIETGRGCERALHCSFCTEGLLGFVEYRPPEDVIEEVSSLYEVGCRAFRLGRQPNLFAYMGGERPNVKAVEYLYKGIREVAPEIKVLHMDNANPWYIANFPEESFEIAKVISIYNTAGDTAPLGVESVDPEVIKKNNLKATRDEALKAIEIINKAGGWREGKELPKLLPGVNLLYGLPGESYKTYELNFSFLKEVLDKGFLLRRINIRQVVAFEDTPLYEMLGGKPPKINKRLFDIWKQRVREEIDFAMLKKVAPPGSIIKGVIVEEVRGNLSFGRALGSYPLLVGIPMPLKIGEELDVFVIDYGYRSLTALPIPFKINEAPFSAIEAIPGIGKGRAKRIIQARPFNSKRELINSLDDPKILEFFLEFLELPNEGN; translated from the coding sequence ATGAAGGTCTTAATTTTCGATGGTTATGTAGATGAACCAGCTTGCTTTGGTGTTTCTCCATATATATCTCCATATCCTAGGTATATAGCTGGGGTTTTACTTTCTCATGGAATAGAGTCTGATTATATAACGGTTGATTCTTGGAGAGTTAAGGAAAATAAGTTTAGCTTCTTGAATTCTTATGATCTGCTTATAGTTATATCAGGCCTCACAGTACCAGGTAGATATAGAGGAGGAACACCATTAACCTTAACTGAGTTGGAAAGTATAGCCTCTTCTGTTAAGCGCCCTTTTAAGATTTTGTGTGGACCTATCAAGCATGGTTATTCTCTTAAGGGTGGTAAGAAGGCAGTAGGAGTTAAAGGCCTTTCCTTTGATTTGTTAGCATTGGGAGATCCTTGCTCTGTTTTGGATTCTTATCTTAGAGGGAGGTTAGACCCCTTTGCAAGAAGAAGTTATAAGGATTTAAAGCGGTGGGCGTCGCTAGGAGCTTATATAATTAGGCTTCATGATAGGTTCCCAAAGATAATATGTGAAATTGAAACTGGTAGAGGTTGTGAGAGAGCTTTGCACTGTTCCTTTTGCACAGAAGGATTGCTTGGTTTTGTTGAGTATAGGCCTCCTGAAGATGTGATAGAAGAGGTTTCTTCTCTTTATGAGGTTGGTTGTAGAGCTTTCAGGCTTGGTAGACAACCTAACCTTTTTGCATATATGGGCGGAGAGAGACCAAATGTTAAGGCTGTTGAATATCTTTATAAGGGTATAAGGGAGGTAGCTCCTGAAATTAAAGTATTACATATGGATAATGCTAATCCCTGGTATATAGCAAACTTTCCTGAGGAGTCTTTTGAGATAGCTAAGGTGATATCCATTTACAATACAGCTGGTGATACTGCTCCTCTCGGGGTTGAAAGTGTTGATCCTGAGGTTATAAAGAAAAATAACTTAAAAGCAACCAGGGATGAAGCATTGAAAGCTATAGAGATCATTAATAAAGCAGGGGGATGGAGGGAGGGAAAGGAGCTTCCTAAGCTTCTCCCAGGAGTTAACCTTCTTTATGGGTTACCTGGTGAAAGCTATAAAACTTATGAATTAAACTTTAGTTTTTTAAAAGAGGTTTTAGATAAGGGTTTCCTTTTGAGGAGGATAAACATAAGGCAGGTTGTAGCTTTTGAAGATACTCCTCTTTATGAGATGTTAGGAGGTAAGCCTCCTAAGATTAATAAAAGGCTTTTTGATATATGGAAACAAAGGGTCAGAGAAGAGATAGATTTTGCTATGCTTAAGAAGGTTGCGCCGCCAGGATCAATTATAAAAGGAGTAATAGTTGAAGAGGTTCGAGGGAATTTAAGTTTTGGGAGAGCCTTGGGCAGCTATCCCTTACTTGTTGGGATTCCTATGCCCCTAAAAATTGGAGAGGAATTAGACGTTTTCGTTATAGATTATGGATATAGATCTCTAACGGCACTTCCTATTCCTTTTAAGATTAATGAAGCGCCTTTTAGTGCCATTGAGGCTATACCTGGTATAGGAAAAGGAAGGGCTAAGCGGATAATTCAAGCTCGACCCTTTAATAGCAAGAGAGAATTAATAAATTCTCTTGATGATCCTAAGATATTGGAGTTTTTTCTTGAGTTTTTAGAGTTACCAAACGAAGGGAATTAG
- a CDS encoding ABC transporter permease has product MIAYILRRLLILPFILLGVTFLVFFMMQFLDPVQRLSAYIKSPEELKNLTTEDLNRLIKRYGLDRPLAVQYFDWLKKVLKFDLGWSEVAHQPVKDAILNRFPATLELALFAVFPVIWIGIQLGVISAVHRDRLLDQAIRVFAVVGWSMPSFVFGILVLFLLYGVLGLFPPGRLSLWAQNIVSSPDFKAYTGLYVIDGLLNGELSVALDALKHLVGPIITLSYLWWAFILRITRSSMLEALHKEYVVTARAKGVPEKLVIHRHAKRNALIPVVTVAGMMVLGLLGGVVITETIFDYPGIGRLAASAAQQLDYPLILGITLFDALLLVLGNLIVDILYAIVDPRVRLE; this is encoded by the coding sequence ATGATAGCTTATATTTTAAGAAGGCTTTTAATCCTGCCTTTTATTTTGTTAGGGGTTACTTTTCTTGTTTTCTTCATGATGCAGTTTCTCGATCCTGTTCAAAGGCTTTCTGCTTACATAAAAAGTCCTGAGGAGTTAAAAAACCTTACTACTGAGGATCTAAATAGGTTAATAAAAAGGTATGGATTGGATAGACCTCTCGCCGTTCAGTATTTTGATTGGCTTAAGAAGGTCTTAAAGTTTGATCTGGGTTGGTCGGAAGTAGCCCATCAACCAGTTAAAGATGCCATACTAAACAGGTTTCCAGCAACGCTTGAGCTTGCGCTATTTGCTGTTTTCCCCGTGATATGGATTGGAATACAGCTTGGAGTAATTTCAGCAGTTCACCGAGATAGACTATTAGATCAAGCTATAAGAGTTTTTGCAGTTGTGGGATGGTCAATGCCATCTTTCGTTTTTGGAATACTTGTTCTTTTCCTCCTTTATGGTGTTTTAGGTTTATTTCCACCAGGAAGATTGTCCCTTTGGGCTCAGAATATTGTGAGTTCACCGGATTTTAAGGCATACACAGGGCTTTATGTGATTGATGGTCTTTTAAATGGTGAATTAAGTGTAGCTTTAGATGCTTTAAAGCACCTTGTAGGTCCTATTATAACCTTGTCTTATCTGTGGTGGGCTTTCATATTGAGGATTACTCGCTCAAGTATGCTTGAGGCTCTTCATAAGGAATATGTAGTTACTGCACGAGCTAAAGGGGTTCCTGAAAAGCTTGTAATTCATAGACATGCTAAAAGAAACGCTCTTATACCTGTAGTTACGGTTGCAGGAATGATGGTTTTGGGGCTTCTTGGTGGGGTTGTGATAACAGAAACTATTTTTGATTATCCAGGAATAGGTAGGCTTGCTGCTTCTGCGGCTCAACAGCTTGATTATCCTCTTATTCTTGGAATAACTCTATTTGATGCTTTGCTTCTAGTTTTAGGTAATCTTATAGTTGATATTCTTTATGCCATAGTGGATCCAAGGGTGAGGCTTGAATGA